A genomic stretch from Thermomonospora umbrina includes:
- a CDS encoding putative RNA methyltransferase produces the protein MLNDVVNVLACPVCGSALAPAHAALRCDAGHSFDIARQGYVNLLPGNARTGTADTPEMARSRETFLGAGHFDGLADLLAEHVASALPRGACVLDAGAGTGHYLARVLRDTETAVGLAIDVSKHSLRRAARAHPRVGAVVADLWRPLPVRTGSVDAILDVFAPRNGAEFRRVLRPDGVLYVVTPTARHLGDLVPDLGLLTVDERKQERTDRSLSDHFRAYETHAYETEVELGHDDVATLVGMGPSARHLSADELRTRLGKLPDPVRVPISVALSVYLPHRVDAHSEAQ, from the coding sequence GTGCTGAACGACGTCGTGAACGTGCTCGCGTGCCCGGTGTGCGGATCCGCCCTGGCACCGGCGCACGCGGCGCTGCGCTGCGACGCGGGGCACAGCTTCGACATCGCCCGGCAGGGCTACGTCAACCTCCTGCCCGGCAACGCGCGGACGGGCACGGCGGACACCCCGGAGATGGCCCGTTCCCGGGAGACGTTCCTGGGCGCCGGCCACTTCGACGGTCTCGCGGACCTCCTCGCCGAGCACGTCGCCTCCGCGCTCCCGCGCGGCGCCTGCGTGCTCGACGCCGGCGCGGGGACCGGCCACTACCTCGCCCGCGTCCTCCGTGACACCGAGACCGCCGTCGGCCTCGCCATCGACGTCTCCAAACACTCGCTCCGCCGCGCCGCCCGCGCCCACCCGCGCGTCGGCGCCGTGGTCGCCGACCTGTGGCGACCCCTCCCGGTGCGCACCGGGTCGGTCGACGCGATCCTCGACGTCTTCGCCCCCCGCAACGGCGCCGAGTTCCGCCGCGTCCTGCGCCCCGACGGCGTCCTGTACGTCGTCACCCCCACGGCGCGCCATCTCGGCGACCTGGTCCCCGACCTCGGCCTGCTCACGGTGGACGAACGCAAGCAGGAACGCACCGACCGGTCCCTGAGCGACCACTTCCGTGCGTACGAGACCCACGCGTACGAGACCGAAGTCGAACTCGGCCACGACGATGTCGCCACACTGGTGGGGATGGGCCCCAGCGCCCGCCACCTCTCCGCCGACGAACTGCGGACGAGGCTCGGGAAACTACCCGACCCTGTGCGGGTCCCCATCTCGGTCGCGCTCTCGGTCTATCTGCCGCACCGGGTCGACGCTCACTCCGAAGCTCAATAG
- a CDS encoding glycoside hydrolase family 15 protein, which yields MTAADTPPIDRYAFLSDCRTAALIGPDGAVEWLCTPRFDGPAVFNRILDRRVGGAWELEIEGAPEPSQSYVDTTLVLESRWSCPSGTAVCHDFLAARSPDEGDERGIIPTGVLVRRVQCEKGRVQVRTRVKATPDHARRDAHWTRSDAGFTEHHAGLSLSGTPLSLHGEDLFGSWALTEGETTTLLLGYEGPPVPSDPEVAERMLQETLAAWRDWSSRYVYDGFAAEEVRRSAVVLRGLMHSESGALIAAPTTSLPEWPGGERNWDYRYAWHRDAALVVLVLMRLGHSEEAGRYLRFLLENCLLSDGRLEPMLTLDGGTRVAEEPLPHLSGYANSRPVRIGNEAFEQHQLDVYGQVLDAALAFQQATGGLTDGELGEVFQIVETARGLWREPDDGIWEVRNRPRHWTSSKLYAWVCLDRGIRLAGLTGASSHLPLDDWRSDREAMRTEILSVGYDEERGAFVQSYGDTALDASLLRLSLLDFLEGDDPRVVSTLQRIDEELGTDGLLVHRYDPGATGDGLGGVEGGFLLCAFDMVSALVLAGRVGEALRRFEGLCRCGGGLGLFAEEMSAGGVMLGNHPQAFTHLALIEAAMNLDAAGGGEALHAWARDAGGSAGAGSGGGGSGGGDRS from the coding sequence GATCGCCGGGTGGGCGGGGCCTGGGAATTGGAGATCGAGGGCGCGCCCGAACCCTCGCAGTCGTACGTGGACACCACTCTCGTCCTGGAGAGCCGCTGGAGCTGCCCTTCGGGAACGGCGGTGTGCCACGACTTCCTGGCGGCCCGGTCGCCGGATGAGGGCGATGAACGGGGCATCATTCCGACGGGTGTCCTGGTGCGGCGCGTCCAGTGCGAGAAGGGACGCGTGCAGGTCCGCACGCGTGTTAAGGCCACACCCGATCACGCCCGGCGCGACGCCCACTGGACCCGGTCCGACGCCGGCTTCACGGAGCACCATGCGGGATTATCCCTGAGCGGTACGCCCCTTTCCCTCCACGGCGAGGACCTTTTCGGGAGCTGGGCCCTGACGGAGGGAGAGACCACGACCCTCCTCCTCGGGTACGAAGGACCGCCCGTGCCCTCCGACCCGGAAGTGGCGGAACGGATGCTCCAAGAGACGCTCGCGGCGTGGCGCGACTGGTCCTCCCGATATGTGTACGACGGCTTCGCCGCCGAAGAGGTCCGCCGCAGCGCGGTTGTGCTTCGCGGCCTGATGCACAGTGAAAGCGGTGCCCTTATCGCCGCACCGACCACCTCACTACCGGAATGGCCGGGCGGCGAACGGAATTGGGACTACCGGTACGCCTGGCACCGCGATGCGGCCCTGGTGGTGCTGGTCCTGATGCGCCTCGGCCACAGCGAGGAGGCCGGCAGATATCTGCGATTTCTGCTGGAGAACTGCCTGCTGTCGGACGGACGGCTCGAGCCCATGCTCACCTTGGACGGCGGCACCCGAGTCGCCGAGGAGCCGCTGCCGCACCTTTCGGGATATGCGAACTCCCGGCCGGTACGCATCGGGAACGAGGCCTTCGAGCAGCACCAACTTGACGTCTACGGCCAGGTGCTCGACGCCGCGCTCGCCTTTCAGCAGGCAACGGGCGGGCTCACCGACGGCGAGTTGGGCGAGGTGTTCCAGATCGTGGAGACCGCCCGTGGTCTGTGGCGGGAACCCGATGACGGCATCTGGGAGGTACGGAATCGACCACGGCATTGGACCAGCTCGAAACTGTACGCCTGGGTCTGCCTGGACCGGGGGATCCGACTCGCCGGGCTGACCGGGGCCTCCTCTCATCTGCCGCTCGATGACTGGCGGTCCGATCGCGAGGCGATGCGGACGGAGATCCTGAGCGTGGGCTATGACGAGGAGAGGGGCGCCTTCGTCCAGTCCTATGGGGACACCGCGCTGGACGCTTCGCTGCTTCGGCTTTCCCTGCTGGACTTCTTGGAGGGGGACGATCCGCGGGTGGTGAGCACACTTCAGCGGATCGATGAGGAACTCGGCACGGATGGTCTGTTGGTGCATCGGTATGATCCCGGGGCGACCGGGGATGGGTTGGGCGGTGTCGAGGGTGGGTTCTTGTTGTGCGCTTTCGACATGGTGTCGGCGTTGGTCCTGGCGGGGCGGGTGGGGGAGGCGTTGCGGCGTTTTGAGGGGTTGTGTCGGTGTGGTGGGGGGTTGGGGTTGTTCGCCGAGGAGATGTCGGCCGGTGGGGTGATGTTGGGGAATCATCCGCAGGCGTTCACGCATTTGGCGTTGATCGAGGCGGCGATGAATCTGGACGCCGCGGGTGGTGGGGAGGCGTTGCACGCCTGGGCGCGGGACGCCGGCGGGTCGGCAGGCGCGGGGTCGGGCGGCGGGGGGTCGGGCGGCGGGGATCGTTCGTGA